In Daucus carota subsp. sativus chromosome 4, DH1 v3.0, whole genome shotgun sequence, one DNA window encodes the following:
- the LOC108216696 gene encoding ras-related protein RABE1c, translated as MAVAPAANYDYLIKLLLIGDSGVGKSCLLLRFSDGSFNTSFITTIGIDFKIRTIELDGKRLKLQIWDTAGQERFRTITTAYYRGAMGILLVYDVTDESSFNNIRNWIRNIEQHASDNVNKVLIANKADMDESLRVVPTSKGQALADEYGIKFFETSAKTNMNVEEVFISIAQDIRKRLDETGSKPQPQTVSINKAAEPTQAPQQSSCC; from the exons ATGGCCGTTGCCCCTGCTGCCAATTACGATTACCTCATCAAACTGCTATTGATCGGTGATAGTG GTGTGGGCAAGAGTTGCCTCCTTTTACGGTTCTCAGATGGTTCCTTCAACACTAGCTTCATAACAACCATTGG CATTGATTTTAAGATACGAACAATCGAGCTTGATGGAAAACGTCTCAAACTGCAAATCTGGGACACTGCTGGCCAGGAGCGATTTAGAACGATCACCACTG CTTATTACCGAGGAGCCATGGGTATTCTGCTGGTGTATGACGTAACTGATGAATCTTCCTTCAACA ATATTAGGAACTGGATTCGCAACATTGAGCAGCATGCTTCTGACAATGTAAATAAGGTTCTAATTGCGAACAAGGCTGACATGGATGAAAGTCTAAGg GTTGTTCCTACTTCAAAAGGCCAAGCACTTGCTGATGAATATGGGATTAAATTCTTCGAGACT aGTGCAAAGACAAACATGAACGTGGAGGAGGTTTTCATTTCAATTGCCCAGGACATAAGGAAAAGACTTGATGAAACTGGCTCAAAGCCCCAG CCTCAAACGGTCAGCATTAATAAGGCAGCCGAGCCCACTCAAGCTCCTCAACAATCATCTTGCTGTTAA
- the LOC108216703 gene encoding WAT1-related protein At2g37460, protein MSASKVFMRAKPFLAVLFLQFGLAGMDILSKAALNEGMSNYVFVVYRHAIATIVIAPFAIILDKKVRPKMTKAMFGKIMLLGLLEPVIDQNLYIMGMKNTTATFAAAMCNVLPAITFVIACIFGLEKVKLKSMRSQAKVGGTLTTVGGAMLMTLVKGPVIDLIWTRGRTHQLQGSGGVDLQHSVRGSLMITVGCFSWACFMVLQAITLETYPAELSLTAWICLMGTVEGAAVAFVMERGNAAVWALNLDTKLLAAVYSGVFCSGLAYYVQGIIMKDRGPVFVTAFNPLSMIIVAVLGSFILGEQMYLGRVIGAVVIVAGLYLVVWGKSKDYKPESLSIDDGKAAKSEQIIEASNDDDEKHQKVITITESTEENAEDEGSKKTGNQTRR, encoded by the exons ATGTCTGCGAGCAAAGTGTTTATGAGAGCAAAGCCCTTTCTTGCTGTTCTTTTCTTGCAGTTCGGGCTAGCAGGAATGGATATCCTTTCCAAAGCCGCTTTGAATGAAGGGATGAGCAATTATGTGTTTGTTGTTTATCGTCATGCTATTGCCACCATTGTAATTGCTCCTTTTGCGATCATTCTGGACAa GAAAGTAAGACCAAAGATGACCAAAGCAATGTTTGGAAAGATCATGCTTCTTGGCTTACTAGA ACCAGTTATTGACCAGAATCTTTACATCATGGGGATGAAAAACACAACTGCAACATTTGCAGCCGCTATGTGTAACGTTTTACCTGCCATAACATTTGTCATTGCTTGCATCTTCGG GCTTGAGAAGGTTAAACTGAAAAGTATGAGAAGCCAAGCAAAGGTAGGCGGCACACTGACTACTGTCGGGGGAGCCATGCTCATGACACTTGTCAAAGGGCCAGTCATCGATTTAATATGGACAAGAGGAAGAACTCATCAACTCCAAGGAAGTGGCGGAGTAGATCTTCAACATTCAGTAAGAGGTTCGCTTATGATCACTGTTGGATGCTTCAGTTGGGCTTGTTTCATGGTTCTCCAG GCAATCACGCTAGAGACGTATCCTGCTGAGCTCTCTCTCACCGCTTGGATATGCCTGATGGGCACGGTTGAGGGGGCTGCGGTGGCCTTTGTAATGGAGAGGGGAAACGCCGCAGTTTGGGCCTTGAACTTGGACACTAAACTACTGGCAGCTGTCTACAGT GGCGTATTTTGTTCTGGACTAGCTTATTATGTGCAAGGGATAATAATGAAAGACAGAGGACCTGTTTTCGTGACAGCTTTTAATCCGTTAAGCATGATCATTGTCGCTGTCCTCGGATCCTTCATCTTAGGCGAACAAATGTACCTGGGAAG GGTAATTGGAGCCGTCGTGATAGTTGCAGGACTTTACCTAGTGGTATGGGGTAAGAGCAAAGATTACAAGCCCGAGTCTCTGTCTATAGACGACGGAAAAGCAGCAAAATCTGAACAAATTATAGAAGCGAGTAACGATGATGATGAGAAACATCAAAAGGTTATAACCATAACTGAGTCTACTGAAGAGAATGCAGAAGATGAAGGAAGTAAGAAGACTGGGAATCAGACAAGACGCTAG
- the LOC108216702 gene encoding type I inositol polyphosphate 5-phosphatase 8-like isoform X2, whose amino-acid sequence MITLYQTSNLLLLLLYNLSVVAKQTKKPLKQRINHLNHKQLWSIGSTQILRFLIEKMTRECDKQPKASWSKKVVRKWLNIQSGADEFHSDQSIKVMLQRRDGRMSYSGENSCAIVPEEFSEEWLIEAKDQSNGISDLSPEIPLIDNPLSLRLAVGTWNVGGNSPNEDLNLNNWLTTHASADIYVLGFQEIVPLNAANVLGAEDSGPAAEWLSIIRQALNNQKSGPQVPDCYNSTPDAEVSEEQTYPLSFLREDETSQEYFARSLSSDPNSSSSEEDSPSPPCYSVGQESLLQSDYTLVASKQMVGLFLCVWVRSDLHRHIRNPKVSCVGRGIMGYLGNKGSISMSMAMYNTTFCFVCTHLASGQKEGDEVKRNMDVMEILKKTKFPHSCRVPRQPMSPDSILDHDKIIWLGDLNYRLASGDETNELLDKKDWQALLEKDQLKVEQRAGRIFEGWEEGRISFPPTYKYLTNSDDYVGQTSISKEKRRTPAWCDRILWKGGLKQISYERVESKFSDHRPVCSLFSVQVNAPNKLTQ is encoded by the exons atgatcactTTATATCAAACTTCAaatcttcttctccttcttctataCAATCTGTCAGTGGTTGCTAAGCAGACAAAAAAGCCTCTAAAACAACGCATCAACCATCTCAACCACAAACAACTCTG GAGCATTGGATCAACTCAAATCTTGAGGTTCCTGATCGAAAAGATGACTCGAGAATGCGATAAACAACCAAAG GCTTCATGGTCAAAGAAAGTAGTGAGGAAATGGCTGAATATACAGAGCGGTGCTGATGAATTTCATTCGGATCAGTCAATTAAAG ttatgTTGCAAAGAAGAGATGGAAGGATGAGCTATTCGGGCGAAAACAGTTGTGCGATCGTGCCTGAGGAGTTTTCCG AAGAGTGGCTGATAGAAGCAAAGGATCAAAGTAATGGAATTTCAGACCTTAGTCCAGAGATACCGCTGATCGACAATCCACTCAGTCTGAG GCTGGCGGTGGGGACATGGAATGTAGGAGGAAACTCCCCGAACGAGGACTTGAACCTGAACAATTGGCTAACTACTCATGCCAGCGCTGACATCTATGTTCTTGG ATTTCAGGAGATAGTGCCTCTGAATGCTGCAAATGTTCTAGGTGCCGAGGATAGTGGTCCAGCAGCAGAATGGCTTTCAATTATTCGACAAGCTCTAAATAATCAGAAGTCTGGTCCACAAGTCCCGGATTGTTACAATTCCACCCCTGATGCTGAAGTCAGCGAAGAACAAACATATCCACTTAGCTTTCTAAGAGAAGATGAAACCAGCCAAGAATATTTTGCAAGGTCTTTAAGTTCTGATCCTAATTCAAGCTCCAGCGAAGAAGATTCGCCTAGTCCACCTTGCTATTCAGTAGGACAAGAGAGTCTCCTGCAAAGTGATTATACATTAGTAGCAAGTAAGCAAATGGTGGGACTCTTTCTATGTGTGTGGGTTCGCTCAGATTTGCATCGTCATATCAGAAATCCAAAAGTATCCTGTGTTGGAAGAGGCATCATGGGGTACCTTGGCAACAAG GGTTCTATATCGATGAGTATGGCAATGTACAACACAACATTTTGTTTCGTTTGCACTCACCTGGCTTCTGGACAGAAAGAGGGAGACGAGGTAAAAAGAAATATGGATGTCATGGAGATATTGAAGAAAACTAAATTTCCTCATTCATGTCGAGTTCCCAGACAACCAATGTCTCCTGATAGTATTCTGGATCATGA TAAGATCATCTGGCTGGGAGATCTAAATTATCGACTTGCATCTGGTGATGAAACTAATGAGTTACTGGACAAAAAGGACTGGCAAGCGCTCTTGGAGAAAGATCAG TTAAAAGTAGAGCAAAGAGCCGGTCGTATATTTGAAGGATGGGAAGAAGGTCGAATAAGTTTTCCTCCAACCTATAAATATCTTACCAACTCTGACGATTATGTGGGACAAACCTCCATTTCTAAAGAGAAACGACGAACTCCTGCTTG GTGTGACAGAATACTGTGGAAAGGAGGACTAAAGCAGATATCGTATGAAAGGGTTGAGTCCAAGTTCTCAGATCACAGACCAGTCTGTTCACTATTCTCGGTCCAAGTGAATGCACCAAATAAGTTAACTCAATAA
- the LOC108216702 gene encoding type I inositol polyphosphate 5-phosphatase 8-like isoform X3 → MITLYQTSNLLLLLLYNLSVVAKQTKKPLKQRINHLNHKQLCRSIGSTQILRFLIEKMTRECDKQPKASWSKKVVRKWLNIQSGADEFHSDQSIKEEWLIEAKDQSNGISDLSPEIPLIDNPLSLRLAVGTWNVGGNSPNEDLNLNNWLTTHASADIYVLGFQEIVPLNAANVLGAEDSGPAAEWLSIIRQALNNQKSGPQVPDCYNSTPDAEVSEEQTYPLSFLREDETSQEYFARSLSSDPNSSSSEEDSPSPPCYSVGQESLLQSDYTLVASKQMVGLFLCVWVRSDLHRHIRNPKVSCVGRGIMGYLGNKGSISMSMAMYNTTFCFVCTHLASGQKEGDEVKRNMDVMEILKKTKFPHSCRVPRQPMSPDSILDHDKIIWLGDLNYRLASGDETNELLDKKDWQALLEKDQLKVEQRAGRIFEGWEEGRISFPPTYKYLTNSDDYVGQTSISKEKRRTPAWCDRILWKGGLKQISYERVESKFSDHRPVCSLFSVQVNAPNKLTQ, encoded by the exons atgatcactTTATATCAAACTTCAaatcttcttctccttcttctataCAATCTGTCAGTGGTTGCTAAGCAGACAAAAAAGCCTCTAAAACAACGCATCAACCATCTCAACCACAAACAACTCTG CAGGAGCATTGGATCAACTCAAATCTTGAGGTTCCTGATCGAAAAGATGACTCGAGAATGCGATAAACAACCAAAG GCTTCATGGTCAAAGAAAGTAGTGAGGAAATGGCTGAATATACAGAGCGGTGCTGATGAATTTCATTCGGATCAGTCAATTAAAG AAGAGTGGCTGATAGAAGCAAAGGATCAAAGTAATGGAATTTCAGACCTTAGTCCAGAGATACCGCTGATCGACAATCCACTCAGTCTGAG GCTGGCGGTGGGGACATGGAATGTAGGAGGAAACTCCCCGAACGAGGACTTGAACCTGAACAATTGGCTAACTACTCATGCCAGCGCTGACATCTATGTTCTTGG ATTTCAGGAGATAGTGCCTCTGAATGCTGCAAATGTTCTAGGTGCCGAGGATAGTGGTCCAGCAGCAGAATGGCTTTCAATTATTCGACAAGCTCTAAATAATCAGAAGTCTGGTCCACAAGTCCCGGATTGTTACAATTCCACCCCTGATGCTGAAGTCAGCGAAGAACAAACATATCCACTTAGCTTTCTAAGAGAAGATGAAACCAGCCAAGAATATTTTGCAAGGTCTTTAAGTTCTGATCCTAATTCAAGCTCCAGCGAAGAAGATTCGCCTAGTCCACCTTGCTATTCAGTAGGACAAGAGAGTCTCCTGCAAAGTGATTATACATTAGTAGCAAGTAAGCAAATGGTGGGACTCTTTCTATGTGTGTGGGTTCGCTCAGATTTGCATCGTCATATCAGAAATCCAAAAGTATCCTGTGTTGGAAGAGGCATCATGGGGTACCTTGGCAACAAG GGTTCTATATCGATGAGTATGGCAATGTACAACACAACATTTTGTTTCGTTTGCACTCACCTGGCTTCTGGACAGAAAGAGGGAGACGAGGTAAAAAGAAATATGGATGTCATGGAGATATTGAAGAAAACTAAATTTCCTCATTCATGTCGAGTTCCCAGACAACCAATGTCTCCTGATAGTATTCTGGATCATGA TAAGATCATCTGGCTGGGAGATCTAAATTATCGACTTGCATCTGGTGATGAAACTAATGAGTTACTGGACAAAAAGGACTGGCAAGCGCTCTTGGAGAAAGATCAG TTAAAAGTAGAGCAAAGAGCCGGTCGTATATTTGAAGGATGGGAAGAAGGTCGAATAAGTTTTCCTCCAACCTATAAATATCTTACCAACTCTGACGATTATGTGGGACAAACCTCCATTTCTAAAGAGAAACGACGAACTCCTGCTTG GTGTGACAGAATACTGTGGAAAGGAGGACTAAAGCAGATATCGTATGAAAGGGTTGAGTCCAAGTTCTCAGATCACAGACCAGTCTGTTCACTATTCTCGGTCCAAGTGAATGCACCAAATAAGTTAACTCAATAA
- the LOC108216702 gene encoding type I inositol polyphosphate 5-phosphatase 8-like isoform X1, translating to MITLYQTSNLLLLLLYNLSVVAKQTKKPLKQRINHLNHKQLCRSIGSTQILRFLIEKMTRECDKQPKASWSKKVVRKWLNIQSGADEFHSDQSIKVMLQRRDGRMSYSGENSCAIVPEEFSEEWLIEAKDQSNGISDLSPEIPLIDNPLSLRLAVGTWNVGGNSPNEDLNLNNWLTTHASADIYVLGFQEIVPLNAANVLGAEDSGPAAEWLSIIRQALNNQKSGPQVPDCYNSTPDAEVSEEQTYPLSFLREDETSQEYFARSLSSDPNSSSSEEDSPSPPCYSVGQESLLQSDYTLVASKQMVGLFLCVWVRSDLHRHIRNPKVSCVGRGIMGYLGNKGSISMSMAMYNTTFCFVCTHLASGQKEGDEVKRNMDVMEILKKTKFPHSCRVPRQPMSPDSILDHDKIIWLGDLNYRLASGDETNELLDKKDWQALLEKDQLKVEQRAGRIFEGWEEGRISFPPTYKYLTNSDDYVGQTSISKEKRRTPAWCDRILWKGGLKQISYERVESKFSDHRPVCSLFSVQVNAPNKLTQ from the exons atgatcactTTATATCAAACTTCAaatcttcttctccttcttctataCAATCTGTCAGTGGTTGCTAAGCAGACAAAAAAGCCTCTAAAACAACGCATCAACCATCTCAACCACAAACAACTCTG CAGGAGCATTGGATCAACTCAAATCTTGAGGTTCCTGATCGAAAAGATGACTCGAGAATGCGATAAACAACCAAAG GCTTCATGGTCAAAGAAAGTAGTGAGGAAATGGCTGAATATACAGAGCGGTGCTGATGAATTTCATTCGGATCAGTCAATTAAAG ttatgTTGCAAAGAAGAGATGGAAGGATGAGCTATTCGGGCGAAAACAGTTGTGCGATCGTGCCTGAGGAGTTTTCCG AAGAGTGGCTGATAGAAGCAAAGGATCAAAGTAATGGAATTTCAGACCTTAGTCCAGAGATACCGCTGATCGACAATCCACTCAGTCTGAG GCTGGCGGTGGGGACATGGAATGTAGGAGGAAACTCCCCGAACGAGGACTTGAACCTGAACAATTGGCTAACTACTCATGCCAGCGCTGACATCTATGTTCTTGG ATTTCAGGAGATAGTGCCTCTGAATGCTGCAAATGTTCTAGGTGCCGAGGATAGTGGTCCAGCAGCAGAATGGCTTTCAATTATTCGACAAGCTCTAAATAATCAGAAGTCTGGTCCACAAGTCCCGGATTGTTACAATTCCACCCCTGATGCTGAAGTCAGCGAAGAACAAACATATCCACTTAGCTTTCTAAGAGAAGATGAAACCAGCCAAGAATATTTTGCAAGGTCTTTAAGTTCTGATCCTAATTCAAGCTCCAGCGAAGAAGATTCGCCTAGTCCACCTTGCTATTCAGTAGGACAAGAGAGTCTCCTGCAAAGTGATTATACATTAGTAGCAAGTAAGCAAATGGTGGGACTCTTTCTATGTGTGTGGGTTCGCTCAGATTTGCATCGTCATATCAGAAATCCAAAAGTATCCTGTGTTGGAAGAGGCATCATGGGGTACCTTGGCAACAAG GGTTCTATATCGATGAGTATGGCAATGTACAACACAACATTTTGTTTCGTTTGCACTCACCTGGCTTCTGGACAGAAAGAGGGAGACGAGGTAAAAAGAAATATGGATGTCATGGAGATATTGAAGAAAACTAAATTTCCTCATTCATGTCGAGTTCCCAGACAACCAATGTCTCCTGATAGTATTCTGGATCATGA TAAGATCATCTGGCTGGGAGATCTAAATTATCGACTTGCATCTGGTGATGAAACTAATGAGTTACTGGACAAAAAGGACTGGCAAGCGCTCTTGGAGAAAGATCAG TTAAAAGTAGAGCAAAGAGCCGGTCGTATATTTGAAGGATGGGAAGAAGGTCGAATAAGTTTTCCTCCAACCTATAAATATCTTACCAACTCTGACGATTATGTGGGACAAACCTCCATTTCTAAAGAGAAACGACGAACTCCTGCTTG GTGTGACAGAATACTGTGGAAAGGAGGACTAAAGCAGATATCGTATGAAAGGGTTGAGTCCAAGTTCTCAGATCACAGACCAGTCTGTTCACTATTCTCGGTCCAAGTGAATGCACCAAATAAGTTAACTCAATAA